Below is a genomic region from Mycolicibacter hiberniae.
GAACCAGTTGATGTTGGAGACGATATCGCGCTTTCCCAGGCCCCAGCGGGCCCCTTCGGCCAGGAAGTTCTCGACGCAGGCGTGCTGGTGGGCGGTGTGATGTCCGTAACGCAGCGTGTTGGACTCCTGCGAGCAGGCTCCGGCGATCGTGTCGTGATTGCCCACGTCGTCGGCGACGACGGTCATCAGGGCGGTTCCGTCGGCTGCGCGCAGCACCGATCCGGTGCTCAAGAAGATGTTGCGCGCGGCGGAAACGGTGGCCTGGGCGCTGTAACGGCGGGTGTGGTCGGCCGCGTCGTAGAGCAGGCAGTCCACCGCCTGGTTGCCGTGCAGGTCGATGATCTGCAACTGCTCTCCGGTACGCACCACCGCCGACCAGGGCGCCCGGGCCGCCACCTGCTGGTCGGAGACGATCTGCGATGGACCGGTCATGAGCGCTCCCCCGCTGCTGCGGCCCAGGCCGCCTCGGTGTTGTGCACGGCGCGTTGGTATTCCGGGTCCTGATTGGCCAGGTCTGCCAACTGCTCGCCGGCCCGCCAGGCGAGCACGTCCAGTGCG
It encodes:
- a CDS encoding urea amidolyase associated protein UAAP2, with product MTGPSQIVSDQQVAARAPWSAVVRTGEQLQIIDLHGNQAVDCLLYDAADHTRRYSAQATVSAARNIFLSTGSVLRAADGTALMTVVADDVGNHDTIAGACSQESNTLRYGHHTAHQHACVENFLAEGARWGLGKRDIVSNINWFMNVPVESDGTLGIVDGISAPGKAVTLRAEIDTLVLVSNCPQINNPCNGFDPTPVRMVITRP